GGCCGTGGGAAGACAAAGACTTGCAGTCACCACTCACGCCCGTGGATGAGACCACGGCTAACTATGTAGTTGAGTCAGGACGTCCCCGTGATCCGAGCCACGGTCGTGGGCTCGACCGCGGGCTCCCCCTCTTCACCCACGTTCCCTAGCCGCGGCCATTAATGTGACCGCAGGAAAAAGGTGGAATTTCCCCTAAAGTGGGCCCTAGACATGATTTTTAGCCAAAAAAACCCACCATTTACCTTCATTTTTTCATTATCATTCACCACCTACACACATTCAATTCACCCTCAAATCTTCCAAACCAAACCCTAGTCTCCATTACTACATTCAACAACCTAagttgaaggcattgaagaagcgagaaggaaaaaaattgaagaaagcaTCATTGAATAGGATTTGTCCTCTCTATTTCTTTCTCTTTTGATTATGTTTCTTTTGATTTAGGTAACTTACTTGAAGCATGTTAGGCTAAACCccctttgatttggggattagacTAGATGGATATTGCAATGGATTAAATTAGGAGAGGATAACtgtaatagattaggagcttgaaacatatcgaCTCAATAAATCGGGAGATTGAGTGTTGGGTAAGAGTTTGTTGGTCTTTTGTGCTTTTAGGAGTTAtaaggttagaaattgaccggggacggcaattatcaACTCTTAATCTACTGTTTTTAGTCGTCCGGAAGGGGGGCTAGAGCTAGTGAGGAGATCACTATAGATAATCATGATCAGGccttatcaaaataaatattgattTAGTTGAAGTCCATTACTACTCCATTGATGTCTAGTCCCGAAATCACctttatcttttaattaatcCATATTACTTGTTTGAGTTTTAATTCTCTTTAAATTTGTTAAGTAATCACCTAGATAACCAAACCACTCACTTTACCACATAGTCTAAATAGCCTTAACTCAATGAATTGGAGTAATCACTAAAATTTAACTACAACACTAAAATTTAACTACTATTCCTtatgggatacgaccttgctttcTTATATTGCAACTATCCGTGCACTTGTGGCGTAATGAAAATAAATAGCGAACACGTATATTATGAATATAAGTTTGTTACTATTCAATAATAGTTTTATTGATTCATGTTTCAAATTTTAATAGGCATTAAGTAAGTCAATTtcctaaatttaattaataaaatcattTCAAACTAtataataatttcatatatttaattttcatcATACAAAATTACATTAGTTATACAATATTcaaactatataataatattatatatttatcttcCATAACACAAAATGACATTAGTTAAACATGCAAACACGCGTTATTTTTGCTAGTAaccttaaaaaaattataactagTGGTCGGAAATGCTGGCAATATTGGGAGACAAAGCACAAAGAGAGTTGAGTTTAGGAATAGTATAGGATTCTTGCATTAAAGCCCTTGCTATAACTCTGTAAGCTGCTTCCGTCAAATGCAGGCCATCCCAACCGACGTATTCAGACGAATTCTTACACACATGATTCCCATGGAGCGACTGGTCCACGATATATGGCCCACACCCTCCGCAACAAACTGCGAGCCCTCCTTTTGTAAATCCTGCCACAAAATTTatcactctatatatatatttctcattaaaataaaatcgacTCGATATTCTATATATGTGCATGATCATTAACATACCGTATTTTTGTGGGGAACGATAGAAGCGCATTGCAGCATTGTAATAGTCGGCGTAGATTATTGTGGTGTTAGGATTCTCGTGTTGAATGCGACTGATTTCTGATTGAAGCAGCTTATTGTGGTAAATGGCAAACTTATTTAGCCAAATAATACAACCGGTTTTAGGGTCGTAATCATTTTGATTTGAGCTTCTGAACTGTGTGAGATAAGTGGCCAAACATCCAATGGGGAAGTTGCCTGGAACCATTAGTGTCACTGCTCCTAGTTTAATCAGTTCCTGCATGTATTAATCAAACATCCACATCAAAATATATCGTGACTATATTTGATTTTCTGTCCACGTgtataattaactaaaataaattaaggaTTTAATTAACATTGCTTAATAATTACACTGATTGTTGAAGTGGTGGCTTTGACAACTTGAGGAACGAATGTTTGAACCAATTCCATGCTTTTCCCTTTAAGCAATGCGTGATTATAGTCGTTGCCTCCTATCTCTCCCACTATCATCAACGACGCCTCAAGAAATCTCTTACGATCTGGATAACGATATAATATACCAATTCAAGTACATGCAGTGAAACAATcacatatgtgtgtgtatatatatatgtatatagattgAATCAATTAAAAACTTCTATTAA
The genomic region above belongs to Salvia miltiorrhiza cultivar Shanhuang (shh) chromosome 5, IMPLAD_Smil_shh, whole genome shotgun sequence and contains:
- the LOC130985385 gene encoding GDSL esterase/lipase At1g28590-like; amino-acid sequence: MAPSCFSPKNRSIFTHFFLLILFSSQTKLAASLPPSSSCFKSIIGFGDSLTDTGNLLHLYPSEPPLFFAVPPYGETFFNRPTGRCSDGRLIIDFIAEYLGLPLVPPFYGGKNLSGGNSVNFAAASANALPDSFFMSKGIEVRHANISLTDQLRWFKELFLPKFYRKPSDRKRFLEASLMIVGEIGGNDYNHALLKGKSMELVQTFVPQVVKATTSTISELIKLGAVTLMVPGNFPIGCLATYLTQFRSSNQNDYDPKTGCIIWLNKFAIYHNKLLQSEISRIQHENPNTTIIYADYYNAAMRFYRSPQKYGFTKGGLAVCCGGCGPYIVDQSLHGNHVCKNSSEYVGWDGLHLTEAAYRVIARALMQESYTIPKLNSLCALSPNIASISDH